One genomic region from Parerythrobacter aestuarii encodes:
- a CDS encoding GNAT family N-acetyltransferase, producing MTPDDITLGDGLTRVLQPEADQLGDITTDAFTNDPFNRWLFGNTKAMGTAFKGLARHLYAPRGFCYRIGDEGAAMWMLPGGNSDLPLAAMPTVLLAGLRSSRGGFRRINRTVEAMESHHPSYDHAYLFTIGVRQRAQGKGLGRKLIQPVLDACDDARVPAYLENSNPDNRGFYGSCGFERVQMIHSVEGSPPLEAMVRQPR from the coding sequence ATGACACCTGACGACATAACGCTCGGCGACGGGCTTACCCGGGTCCTGCAACCCGAAGCAGACCAGCTTGGTGACATTACCACAGATGCCTTCACCAACGATCCGTTCAACCGCTGGCTGTTCGGCAACACGAAGGCGATGGGAACCGCTTTCAAAGGTCTAGCCCGGCATCTCTACGCACCCCGCGGATTTTGCTACCGGATCGGCGACGAAGGCGCGGCGATGTGGATGCTGCCGGGTGGCAACAGCGACTTGCCCCTGGCCGCCATGCCAACGGTCCTGCTCGCGGGCTTGCGCAGCAGCCGTGGCGGGTTTCGCCGGATCAATCGCACGGTCGAGGCAATGGAATCTCACCATCCCAGCTATGACCACGCCTATCTTTTTACCATCGGCGTGAGACAGCGCGCACAGGGTAAGGGGCTTGGCCGCAAGCTCATCCAGCCTGTGCTTGACGCCTGCGACGATGCGAGGGTCCCGGCCTATCTCGAGAATTCCAACCCTGACAATCGCGGCTTTTATGGCTCATGCGGTTTCGAGCGGGTGCAAATGATCCATTCCGTGGAAGGATCGCCCCCGCTCGAAGCCATGGTCCGCCAGCCGCGCTGA
- a CDS encoding sulfite exporter TauE/SafE family protein, translated as MPLLAAAFLITAILYASVGFGGGSTYSALLALAGFDYRLLPVLSLVCNIAVVAGSSVRFARAGVTPWKSALAVTGVAAPAALLGGLTPIGEGQFFLLLGSSLVLAGLALFLPHSSVGAEPSRLAKAMPLVALPLGYLSGLVGIGGGIFLAPLLHLTRWNEAKSIAATASLFILINSLFGLIGQLLKNGPDTLGSAVTFGLPLMIAVVIGGQIGSLLALKVFPARVIRWMTAALTIWVGSRLLLGL; from the coding sequence ATGCCGCTGCTCGCTGCCGCTTTCCTCATCACAGCCATACTGTATGCCAGCGTGGGGTTTGGCGGCGGTTCGACTTACAGCGCCCTGCTGGCGCTTGCCGGCTTCGACTATCGCCTTCTCCCGGTGCTGTCTCTCGTCTGCAATATCGCGGTGGTGGCGGGGAGCTCCGTGCGGTTCGCCCGGGCAGGCGTTACGCCGTGGAAAAGTGCCTTGGCCGTGACGGGCGTGGCTGCGCCCGCAGCCCTGCTGGGCGGTCTTACACCAATCGGAGAAGGGCAGTTCTTCCTGTTGCTGGGGAGTAGCCTGGTGCTGGCAGGCCTGGCGCTGTTTCTGCCGCACAGCTCCGTTGGAGCAGAGCCATCCCGGTTGGCCAAGGCGATGCCCTTGGTCGCGCTGCCACTGGGCTATCTGTCCGGTCTTGTCGGGATCGGCGGGGGTATCTTTCTCGCTCCGCTGCTGCACCTGACGCGCTGGAACGAAGCAAAGAGCATTGCAGCGACAGCGAGTCTCTTCATACTCATCAACTCGCTATTCGGTCTGATCGGTCAGTTGCTCAAGAATGGTCCGGATACGCTGGGATCAGCGGTCACGTTTGGCCTGCCGCTGATGATCGCAGTGGTCATCGGCGGCCAAATCGGGAGCCTGCTGGCGCTGAAAGTGTTCCCGGCCCGGGTCATCCGCTGGATGACGGCTGCGCTCACGATCTGGGTCGGATCGCGGCTCTTGCTGGGGCTTTAG